From a region of the Pukyongiella litopenaei genome:
- the paaD gene encoding 1,2-phenylacetyl-CoA epoxidase subunit PaaD: MKPAVEDIWGWLDQVPDPEIPVISVVDLGIVRDVAWDGDTLEVAVTPTYSGCPATRVISMDIETALRDHGIDALRISTRISPPWTTDWLSAKGRAKLEDYGIAPPQPAGGPERCPHCGDTDVVRVSQFGSTPCKAHWRCNGCLEPFDYFKCI, encoded by the coding sequence ATGAAACCGGCGGTCGAAGACATCTGGGGCTGGCTCGACCAGGTGCCCGACCCCGAGATCCCGGTGATCTCGGTGGTCGACCTGGGGATCGTCCGCGACGTCGCCTGGGATGGCGACACGCTCGAGGTCGCGGTCACGCCCACCTATTCCGGCTGCCCGGCGACCCGCGTCATCTCGATGGATATCGAAACCGCGCTGCGTGACCACGGCATCGACGCGTTGCGGATCAGCACCCGGATCTCGCCGCCCTGGACCACCGACTGGCTCAGCGCCAAGGGGCGCGCGAAGCTCGAGGATTACGGCATCGCGCCACCGCAACCGGCCGGCGGCCCGGAACGCTGCCCGCATTGCGGCGACACCGACGTGGTGCGCGTCAGTCAGTTCGGCTCGACCCCGTGCAAGGCCCATTGGCGCTGCAACGGCTGTCTCGAACCCTTCGACTATTTCAAATGCATCTGA
- a CDS encoding 2Fe-2S iron-sulfur cluster-binding protein → MARFHELTVTDVRKTIRDAVVVSLAPENGADFDFIPGQYLTFRRDFDGTELRRSYSICAGRGDGLLQVGIKRVDGGAFSTWANEALEPGMVIEAMAPMGSFHTPIDPARARNYLGFAGGSGITPVLSILRTVLAEEPRSTFTLVYANKGVNTIMFREELEDLKNLHMGRLNVIHVLEADAQEIELFTGLVDQSKCAALFDHWIDIGSIDRAFICGPEPMMLGIAAALRDHGLSDEQIKFELFASSQPGRIARKPAASGDAGTAARATQATITMDGTARTFEMGKDVTILDAALENALDAPFACKAGVCSTCKCRVLEGEVEMVANHALEDYEVAQGYVLSCQSYPVTDRVVVDYDQ, encoded by the coding sequence ATGGCGCGATTTCATGAACTGACGGTGACCGATGTCAGGAAAACCATCCGCGATGCGGTGGTGGTGTCGCTGGCCCCGGAAAACGGCGCGGATTTCGATTTCATCCCCGGCCAGTACCTGACCTTCCGCCGCGATTTCGACGGCACCGAGCTGCGCCGGTCCTATTCGATCTGCGCCGGCCGTGGCGACGGGCTGTTGCAGGTGGGCATCAAGCGGGTCGACGGCGGCGCCTTCTCGACCTGGGCCAACGAGGCTCTCGAACCCGGCATGGTGATCGAGGCGATGGCGCCAATGGGCAGTTTCCACACCCCGATCGACCCGGCAAGGGCCCGCAACTATCTCGGTTTCGCGGGCGGCTCGGGGATCACCCCGGTGCTGTCGATCCTCAGGACCGTGCTTGCCGAGGAACCCCGCAGCACCTTCACGCTGGTCTATGCCAACAAGGGCGTGAACACGATCATGTTCCGCGAGGAACTGGAGGATCTGAAGAACCTGCATATGGGGCGGCTGAACGTCATCCATGTGCTGGAGGCGGACGCGCAGGAAATCGAACTGTTCACAGGCCTCGTCGACCAGTCCAAATGCGCGGCCCTGTTCGACCACTGGATCGACATCGGCAGCATCGACCGGGCGTTCATCTGCGGCCCCGAGCCGATGATGCTGGGCATCGCCGCGGCGCTGCGTGACCACGGGCTGAGCGACGAGCAGATCAAGTTCGAGCTGTTCGCGTCATCCCAGCCGGGACGGATCGCGCGCAAACCGGCTGCTTCGGGCGATGCGGGCACCGCGGCCAGGGCGACGCAGGCGACGATCACCATGGACGGCACCGCGCGCACATTCGAGATGGGCAAGGACGTGACCATTCTCGACGCGGCGCTCGAAAACGCGCTGGACGCGCCCTTTGCCTGCAAGGCCGGGGTCTGTTCGACCTGCAAATGCAGGGTTCTCGAAGGCGAGGTCGAGATGGTCGCCAACCACGCGCTCGAGGATTACGAGGTCGCGCAGGGCTATGTCCTGTCCTGCCAGTCCTATCCCGTCACCGACCGCGTGGTCGTCGACTACGACCAATAG
- a CDS encoding Phenylacetic acid catabolic protein, translated as MSEEMNITEYLARGGRLTNPANVPPRYRAELMKIMATFVDSELAGAAGFADVINAGPGIKERIAAARIVLEKTDNADRVLRIMGEFGADTDRYATHHPWTDRLPRDTAPGSTRSAHDMRLSVLNYPLDGWTDAVVMNLCMGLGVCVQLDEMVKCSYQPLADAIRTVLPVERRHAELAEEGIVRLLESGGTDAVAESLAYWHPRVSAMFGDISAGRMAQLRDWGLRDQPGPNLRALWQERLDQALDRLGLTFRAA; from the coding sequence ATGTCGGAAGAGATGAACATCACCGAATACCTCGCCCGCGGCGGCCGCCTGACCAACCCGGCCAACGTGCCACCCCGCTACCGGGCCGAACTGATGAAGATCATGGCCACATTCGTCGACAGCGAACTGGCCGGCGCGGCCGGGTTTGCCGACGTGATCAACGCCGGGCCGGGCATCAAGGAACGGATCGCGGCGGCGCGTATCGTGCTGGAGAAGACCGACAACGCCGACAGGGTGTTGCGGATCATGGGCGAATTCGGCGCCGATACCGACCGCTATGCGACCCACCATCCCTGGACCGACCGCCTGCCCCGCGACACCGCGCCGGGCAGCACCCGCAGCGCCCATGACATGCGCCTGTCGGTTCTGAACTACCCGCTCGACGGCTGGACCGACGCGGTGGTGATGAACCTGTGCATGGGGCTGGGCGTCTGCGTGCAGCTCGACGAGATGGTCAAATGCTCCTACCAGCCGCTGGCCGATGCGATCCGCACCGTCCTGCCGGTGGAACGGCGCCATGCGGAACTGGCCGAGGAAGGGATCGTCCGGTTGCTGGAAAGCGGCGGGACCGATGCGGTGGCGGAGAGCCTCGCCTATTGGCATCCGCGCGTGTCCGCGATGTTCGGCGACATCAGCGCCGGGCGCATGGCGCAGCTGAGGGACTGGGGGCTGCGCGACCAGCCCGGCCCGAACCTGCGCGCGCTGTGGCAGGAACGTCTGGACCAGGCGCTGGACCGGCTCGGCCTCACCTTTCGTGCAGCCTGA
- a CDS encoding PaaX family transcriptional regulator C-terminal domain-containing protein: MQPDAALIPFPGPGPGWTPGIDGLVDCLLGDRPPRVWSLLVTIFGDLARDGSARLGGQLINRLTDRMRLKPEAVRVALHRLRKDSWIESERAGRQSLYRLTPSGRTQSRAASPLIYARTAPAELAWLVLADRTEMPEGAASGIVWILPHAGLTTYPPRDPGHLHLPLPADTHVPGWIRTRVCDENLVRMAHEFEARLVRLDDLCGSRPRFGPIETAMLRVLLVHGWRRIALKAPTLPDHVFPETWRGGSCRSRVTALLDRLPRPHPDDLVADITA, translated from the coding sequence GTGCAGCCTGACGCCGCCCTCATCCCCTTCCCCGGCCCCGGCCCGGGGTGGACACCCGGGATCGACGGGCTGGTCGATTGCCTGCTGGGCGACCGGCCACCGCGGGTCTGGTCGCTGCTGGTCACCATCTTCGGAGACCTCGCCCGCGACGGCAGCGCCCGGCTCGGGGGTCAGTTGATCAACCGGCTCACCGACCGGATGCGGCTGAAACCCGAGGCGGTCCGCGTCGCCCTGCATCGCCTGCGCAAGGACAGCTGGATCGAAAGCGAGCGCGCCGGTCGGCAGAGCCTCTACCGCCTCACGCCCTCCGGGCGCACCCAGAGCCGCGCCGCGTCCCCGCTGATCTATGCGCGCACCGCACCGGCCGAGCTGGCATGGCTGGTGCTCGCGGACCGGACCGAGATGCCAGAGGGCGCCGCCTCCGGGATCGTGTGGATCCTGCCTCATGCGGGGCTGACCACGTATCCGCCGCGCGATCCCGGCCACCTGCACCTGCCCCTGCCCGCCGACACCCATGTGCCCGGCTGGATCAGGACCCGGGTCTGCGACGAAAACCTGGTGCGGATGGCCCACGAATTCGAGGCGCGGCTGGTCCGGCTCGATGATCTCTGCGGCTCCCGGCCCCGTTTCGGCCCGATCGAAACCGCCATGCTGCGGGTGCTGCTGGTCCATGGCTGGCGCCGGATCGCGCTGAAGGCACCCACCCTGCCCGATCACGTCTTTCCCGAGACCTGGCGCGGCGGCAGTTGCCGCAGCCGGGTCACCGCACTGCTGGACCGCCTGCCCCGCCCGCATCCGGATGACCTGGTCGCCGACATCACGGCCTGA
- a CDS encoding phage tail sheath C-terminal domain-containing protein: protein MAETFVSANLILPGTYIRVNSEGLIGVRGISAGNIGIVGQTTAGAAGTTRTLSTASEAEEFFGAASVIASGGGRLNLTAQIGELYRNGARTVFARGVTDASDQTAMTAAFNELIKDDVQILVAPQMDTAGALAVIPPVVESAENNNQDLICVIGADGADAAAIQGQAQTNDRIILAAPGYAVFNPGAPDTPVVLPGNYIAGPVAALVSSLAPHVSPTNKVLVGVGDLAQRFSYAERAGLVQNRILALEQRNGTRVVRGLTTDNGGFSQVTTRRIVDFAKAGTRQVSNAFVGRLNNERVRAALHSALDGFLTTMLVDEQLTDYRLEVTATRQDEINGRAIVNMLLQPTFSIDFVAVTITLQ, encoded by the coding sequence ATGGCGGAAACCTTTGTAAGTGCCAATCTGATCCTCCCGGGGACCTATATCAGGGTCAATTCCGAGGGGCTCATCGGCGTCCGGGGTATCTCGGCGGGAAATATCGGCATTGTGGGCCAGACCACGGCCGGCGCGGCAGGCACCACGCGCACCCTGTCCACCGCGTCCGAGGCCGAAGAGTTCTTTGGCGCGGCCTCGGTCATCGCCAGCGGCGGTGGCAGGCTGAACCTGACTGCGCAGATCGGCGAATTGTATCGCAACGGCGCGCGCACGGTCTTTGCCCGCGGCGTCACCGACGCCTCGGACCAGACCGCGATGACCGCGGCCTTCAACGAACTGATCAAGGATGACGTGCAGATCCTGGTCGCGCCGCAGATGGACACGGCCGGGGCGCTGGCGGTGATCCCGCCGGTGGTTGAATCGGCCGAGAACAACAACCAGGACCTGATCTGCGTGATCGGCGCGGACGGGGCCGATGCGGCGGCGATCCAGGGCCAGGCCCAGACCAATGACCGCATCATCCTGGCCGCGCCCGGCTATGCGGTGTTCAACCCCGGCGCGCCCGACACGCCGGTGGTGCTGCCGGGCAATTACATCGCCGGTCCAGTCGCGGCGCTGGTCTCGTCGCTGGCGCCTCATGTCAGCCCGACCAACAAGGTTCTGGTCGGCGTGGGCGATCTTGCCCAGCGGTTTTCCTATGCCGAACGCGCGGGGCTGGTGCAGAATCGCATCCTGGCGCTGGAACAGCGCAACGGCACCCGTGTCGTGCGCGGGCTGACCACCGACAATGGCGGGTTCAGCCAGGTCACGACGCGGCGGATCGTCGATTTTGCCAAGGCCGGGACCCGGCAGGTGTCGAACGCCTTTGTCGGACGGCTCAACAACGAACGGGTCCGCGCCGCGCTGCACAGCGCGCTGGACGGGTTCCTGACCACGATGCTGGTGGACGAACAGCTGACCGACTACCGGCTCGAGGTGACCGCGACCCGCCAGGACGAAATCAACGGCCGCGCCATCGTCAACATGCTGCTGCAACCGACGTTCAGCATCGACTTTGTCGCCGTGACCATCACGCTGCAGTAA
- a CDS encoding M23 family metallopeptidase, with product MALGTALLQPYAIGRDSPDPMLGLAEDIARLIAIFAEDALADGPLAKEAQAAAEEVGQTIIAWFTDTGADNQTRQARAVARLNARFMPARAFVQGLLDDTATAQADPSLVIGLIRQLLALGKSATEATTLPAIRSELEFVKALIEDDLGFGPDFLAARIADYIAALRRRLSDLPAPTDAQARRRIHLARVTLARLGLHTHLLVPPGLEVEPMARGLHRLLQSSGVQDALREAGCALDGIEKVLNAAVAAGEAVATVPQPVGAGVVPRPDAAEYSYFASFVLQDEDLPLVGLSELDTPETFLTTFRTSTNPVIVAIRQAMTDAERDPLDTFTGGDPDRDRLLGIVAALNRIIQTRPILDLGDDTLIAETDLPDNIKELRSAYRDDQDLFLYNRRVVEHVFGGRVSALDADSTRWFGRWAAGTFKWPHHQVYVTGDRKFVMCDDMPMHAGTDVKWFQAPIFAGHVRHGLWFSFAHAKPEFCEIWAQVWSLLADAAKAIWHTLEIQPGHEAQNATVCAIEYADLVQQILLGKPLSAHLIEGDPHLRRWGKSMDSFVGLKGIATFGASFQNLQSDAPTEKFRHWITVLMGDVFRTLGPIQMSNALRDLMIGFVVLLNFGGPRDGPSTLSGDPARNHQKQEPFVAFSDSMFAMALISLFPQDNYSIMLFNPDRDDLEDQRTSAMAVHWLAGGVGMGLLAGLSGSLVAQIIAWAEDFKRFFITGGISAAKMFGLYWLYLYVFRENATEGGRYRAGGGSFRGYPGRETSPYLLPYPAGVSRFCGQANLGLFSHNNITNSDFDTPANNAVQQAYAYDFDHDFREPIACSRGGVVWAFQEGMGDSTTGAWNFLTIRHDTIDTEHDDFGTGPVQTYSVYGHLSQNGVTNAPFFGGTTPTPESTNPGAGTPVSQGDLIALAGDTGMSFHNHLHMHVLPDDGTGAPSTVFAIPFVFRDMRVGILPVNSFLNDGVLKSTTWYESRNG from the coding sequence ATGGCATTGGGAACCGCGCTGCTTCAACCCTACGCCATCGGGCGGGACAGTCCCGACCCGATGCTGGGTCTGGCCGAGGATATCGCCCGGCTGATCGCGATCTTTGCCGAGGATGCGCTGGCCGACGGACCGCTGGCGAAGGAAGCGCAGGCCGCCGCCGAAGAGGTCGGCCAGACCATCATCGCCTGGTTCACCGATACTGGCGCGGACAACCAGACCCGGCAGGCCCGCGCGGTGGCGCGGCTGAACGCGCGGTTCATGCCGGCCCGCGCCTTTGTCCAAGGGCTGCTCGACGACACCGCAACGGCCCAAGCCGACCCGTCGCTGGTCATCGGCCTGATCCGGCAATTGCTGGCGCTGGGAAAGAGCGCGACCGAGGCGACCACGCTCCCGGCGATCCGGTCCGAGCTGGAATTCGTCAAAGCGCTGATCGAGGACGACCTGGGGTTCGGGCCCGATTTCCTCGCCGCGCGCATCGCCGACTACATCGCCGCGTTGCGCCGCCGCCTTTCGGACCTGCCCGCGCCCACCGATGCGCAGGCGCGGCGCCGGATACACCTGGCGCGGGTGACGCTGGCCCGGCTGGGCCTGCACACGCATCTGCTGGTGCCGCCGGGCCTCGAGGTCGAACCGATGGCGCGCGGCCTGCACCGGCTGCTGCAATCCTCGGGCGTGCAGGACGCGCTGCGCGAAGCCGGCTGCGCGCTGGACGGGATCGAGAAGGTCCTGAATGCCGCCGTCGCCGCGGGCGAGGCGGTGGCCACCGTTCCGCAACCGGTCGGCGCCGGCGTGGTGCCCCGGCCCGATGCCGCCGAGTATTCCTATTTCGCCAGCTTCGTGCTGCAGGACGAGGACCTGCCGCTGGTCGGCCTGTCCGAACTCGATACGCCCGAGACATTTCTGACCACCTTCCGCACATCGACCAACCCGGTCATCGTCGCCATCCGCCAGGCGATGACCGACGCCGAGCGCGACCCGCTCGACACTTTCACCGGGGGCGACCCGGACCGCGACAGGCTGCTGGGCATCGTCGCCGCGCTGAACCGTATCATCCAGACCCGGCCGATCCTCGACCTGGGCGACGATACGCTGATCGCCGAAACCGACCTGCCGGACAATATCAAGGAGCTGCGCTCCGCCTATCGCGACGATCAGGACCTGTTCCTCTACAACCGCCGGGTGGTCGAACATGTGTTCGGCGGACGCGTTTCGGCGCTCGACGCCGACAGCACCCGCTGGTTCGGCCGCTGGGCGGCGGGTACGTTCAAATGGCCACATCACCAGGTCTATGTCACCGGCGACCGCAAATTCGTGATGTGCGACGACATGCCGATGCATGCGGGCACGGATGTGAAATGGTTCCAGGCCCCGATCTTTGCCGGGCATGTCCGCCACGGGCTGTGGTTTTCCTTTGCCCATGCCAAACCCGAGTTCTGCGAGATCTGGGCCCAGGTCTGGTCGCTGCTGGCCGATGCCGCCAAGGCGATCTGGCACACGCTGGAAATCCAGCCCGGCCACGAGGCGCAGAACGCCACCGTCTGCGCCATCGAATATGCCGATCTCGTGCAACAGATCCTGTTGGGCAAGCCCCTGTCCGCGCATCTCATCGAGGGCGACCCGCATCTGCGCCGCTGGGGCAAGTCGATGGACAGTTTCGTCGGGCTCAAGGGCATCGCGACCTTCGGCGCCAGTTTCCAGAACCTGCAATCGGACGCGCCGACGGAGAAATTCCGCCACTGGATCACGGTGCTGATGGGCGATGTGTTCCGCACGCTGGGACCGATCCAGATGTCGAACGCGCTGCGCGACCTGATGATCGGGTTCGTGGTGCTGCTGAATTTCGGCGGCCCCCGTGACGGGCCGTCCACCCTGTCCGGCGACCCCGCGCGCAATCACCAGAAACAGGAACCGTTCGTCGCGTTTTCGGACTCGATGTTCGCCATGGCTCTGATCTCGCTGTTTCCGCAGGACAATTACTCGATCATGCTGTTCAACCCGGACCGGGACGATCTGGAGGACCAGCGCACCAGCGCCATGGCCGTGCACTGGCTGGCCGGCGGTGTCGGCATGGGGCTGCTGGCGGGACTGAGCGGATCGCTGGTGGCGCAGATCATCGCCTGGGCCGAGGATTTCAAACGGTTCTTCATCACCGGCGGCATCTCGGCGGCCAAGATGTTCGGGCTCTACTGGCTCTATCTCTACGTCTTTCGCGAAAACGCCACCGAGGGCGGGCGATATCGCGCGGGCGGCGGCAGTTTCCGGGGCTATCCGGGCCGCGAGACCTCGCCCTATCTGCTGCCCTACCCGGCCGGCGTGTCGCGGTTCTGCGGCCAGGCCAATCTGGGCCTGTTCAGCCACAACAACATCACCAATTCGGATTTCGACACCCCGGCTAACAACGCGGTACAGCAGGCCTATGCCTATGATTTCGACCATGATTTCCGCGAACCCATCGCCTGCAGCCGCGGCGGCGTGGTCTGGGCCTTCCAGGAGGGCATGGGCGACAGCACGACGGGGGCGTGGAATTTCCTGACCATCCGCCATGACACGATCGACACCGAACATGACGATTTCGGCACCGGGCCGGTGCAGACCTATTCGGTCTATGGCCACCTGTCGCAGAACGGCGTGACCAACGCGCCGTTTTTCGGCGGCACCACGCCGACACCCGAGAGCACCAATCCCGGCGCGGGCACGCCGGTGTCGCAGGGCGACCTGATCGCGCTGGCGGGCGATACCGGGATGAGTTTCCACAACCACCTGCACATGCATGTGCTGCCCGATGACGGCACCGGTGCCCCGTCCACGGTCTTTGCCATCCCGTTCGTGTTCCGTGACATGCGGGTCGGCATCCTGCCGGTGAACAGCTTCCTCAACGATGGCGTTCTCAAGAGCACCACCTGGTATGAATCGAGGAACGGCTGA
- a CDS encoding phage baseplate assembly protein V, with the protein MNTDAYQDLRRIIREEMRGLRMPELAVVQDIHPHASASDSDNYACTVRLRDSDAVLERVPVMTPRKGLAAIPDVGDLVIVQYLGGSANAPVILGSFYNDEDRPPENAEGDARLRLPSDAGDGEGVDLHVTSADAASATVRLGSSLDLKLQDDDPVVSIDVGGGQAQITVDSDGTLTLKSNKAVVLDGTEITVKGSAVTIEAQADLTLKGAMINLN; encoded by the coding sequence GTGAATACCGATGCCTACCAGGATCTCCGCCGCATCATTCGCGAGGAAATGCGCGGGCTGCGCATGCCGGAACTCGCCGTCGTGCAGGACATCCACCCCCATGCCAGCGCTTCGGACAGCGACAATTATGCCTGCACCGTGCGCCTGCGCGACAGCGACGCCGTGCTGGAACGGGTGCCGGTGATGACGCCGCGCAAGGGGCTGGCCGCGATCCCGGATGTGGGCGATCTGGTGATCGTGCAGTATCTCGGCGGGTCGGCCAACGCGCCGGTGATCCTGGGCAGCTTCTACAATGACGAGGACCGCCCGCCCGAAAACGCCGAGGGCGACGCGCGGCTGCGGCTGCCGTCGGATGCGGGCGACGGCGAAGGCGTCGACCTGCATGTGACCTCGGCCGATGCGGCATCGGCCACGGTGCGGCTGGGGTCGTCGCTGGACCTGAAACTGCAGGATGACGATCCGGTGGTGTCGATCGACGTCGGCGGCGGGCAGGCGCAGATCACCGTGGACAGCGATGGCACGCTGACACTGAAATCGAACAAGGCGGTCGTGCTGGACGGCACCGAGATCACGGTCAAGGGCAGCGCGGTCACGATCGAGGCACAGGCGGACCTGACGCTCAAGGGCGCGATGATCAATCTGAACTGA
- a CDS encoding PAAR domain-containing protein — protein sequence MGKPAAKQGDMVVATDIHIVMIPSPGGPIPTPLPHPFTGQLDGQLSRDVKIDGNPAATQGSTATNSPAHIPQGGPFQSPPANRAEIMLGSTSVFVNGKPLARAGDTALTCNDPADLPGGSVIAAGTVFVGG from the coding sequence ATGGGAAAACCGGCAGCGAAACAGGGCGACATGGTGGTGGCGACGGATATCCATATCGTGATGATCCCATCGCCCGGCGGCCCGATCCCGACGCCGCTGCCCCATCCGTTCACCGGCCAGCTGGACGGACAGCTCAGCCGCGATGTGAAGATCGACGGAAACCCGGCGGCCACCCAGGGCTCGACCGCGACCAACAGCCCGGCGCATATCCCGCAGGGCGGCCCGTTCCAGAGCCCGCCCGCCAACCGCGCCGAGATCATGCTGGGATCGACCAGCGTGTTCGTGAACGGCAAGCCGCTGGCCCGGGCGGGCGATACCGCGCTCACCTGCAATGACCCGGCGGACCTGCCGGGCGGCTCGGTCATCGCCGCCGGCACCGTGTTCGTGGGAGGCTGA